GCTGAGTTGTCCTGGCTGACCGCAGCTTCCAAACACCCCGAGGAGCACATCAGAATCTGGTTTGCCACACAGCGCTTGAAACACGGCATCAGCTGGTCCccagaggaggtggaggaggcccGGAAAAAGATGTTTAATGGCACCATCCAGTCGGTACCCCCGACGATCACCGTGCTGCCAGCCCAGTTGGCCCCCACAAAGATGTCACAGCCCATCCTCCAGACAGCTCTGCCGTGCCAGATTCTCGGCCAGACCAGCCTGGTGCTGACTCAGGTGACGAGCGGGTCGACAACTGTCTCTTGCTCCCCCATCACGCTCGCCGTGGCCGGAGTGACCAACCACGGCCAAAAGAGACCCTTAGTGACTCCCCAAGCTGCCTCCGAGCCCAAGCGTCCACACATCGCTCAGGTGCCAGAGCCCCCACCCAAGGTGGCCAACCCTTCCCTGACCCCGGCCAGCGAACGCAAGAAGACAAAGGAGCAGATCGCCCATCTCAAGGCAAGTTTTCTCCAGAGCCAGTTCCCTGACGACGCGGAGGTCTACCGGCTCATCGACGTGACCGGCCTTGCCAGGAGCGAGATCAAGAAGTGGTTCAGCGACCACCGGTACCGGTGTCAGAGAGGCATCGTCCACATCACCAGCGAATCCCTTGCCAAAGACCAGCTGGCCATCGCGGCCTCCCGACACGGCCGCACATACCACGCATACCCAGACTTTGCCccacagaaattcaaagaaaaaacgCAGGGTCAGGTTAAAATCCTGGAAGACAGCTTTTTGAAAAGCTCCTTCCCGACCCAAGCGGAACTGGATAGGCTAAGGGTGGACACGAAACTGAGCAGGAGAGAGATTGAATCCTGGTTCTCGGAGAGACGGAAGCTTCGGGACAGCATGGAGCAGGCCGTCTTGGATTCCATGGGGGCTGGCAAAAAGGGCCAAGATGTGGTGGCCCCCAACGGTGCTCTGTCTCGGCTCGACCAGCTCTCCGGGGCCCAGCTGGCCAGTTCTCTGCCCAGCCCTTCACCAGCAATTACGAAAAATCCAGAACAGGTCCATCTCCTGAGGAGCACGTTTGCAAGAACCCAGTGGCCTACCCCCCAGGAGTACGACCAGTTGGCAGCCAAGACCGGCCTGGTCCGAACTGAAATTGTGCGTTGGTTCAAGGAGAACAGATGCTTGCTAAAGACGGGGACCTTGAAGTGGATggagcagccccagccccagccccagcacctaGCAGGCGAGCACGCTTACGACGCGGCGCAGAGGAAGGCCGCGCGAGCCGGTGTCGCCGAGAACCCAAAGAATGGGAGCGAGGCGGGTCAGCCCCATTACAAGGACCCCAAAAAGCTCTGCGAAGAGGACTTGGAGAAGTTGGTACCCAGGGTGAAAGTGAGCAACGAGCAACCAAAAGATGGTGCGCTGGCCAAGCCTTCAGAAGCCCCCTCGGACAGGTCGGAGGGTAGCAGCCGGGACGGCCCAGGTAGCGACGAGAATGAGGAGTCGGGCGTCGTGGATTGGGTCGAGGTCACGGTCGGAGAGGAGGACGCCATCTCAGACAGGTCCGATAGCTGGAGTCAGACCGCAGCCGAGGGCACCGCAGAACTGGCCGGCTCGGACTCCGACAGCATCCCTGCCGAGGCTGGCCAGGCCTAACAGGTAAGCTCCACCTGCTCGCCATCAGGGAACGAGGGGAGGAtgctggttttccttctttttattgcCGGGGTCAGTAGGGCTGGGGGGGCCAGAGACGTTGACACACAGGAGGGGTTCTTCGTAAAGAGTCTTGTTTTTAGGAGGAAGAAAAGTAGTAGTGATGCCAGCAGGCCGGGTCAGAGGACCCAGAGGGGTCCCGCAGGACCTTCCAAGGGGGTCCCTGGCTTCACGTAGGATGGAAGTCAGATGCGAGCCAGCAGGAAGCGAGAGCAGAGTCTACTGAACGTATAGAGAGAGCAGATACAGATGGAGGGTCTGGGagactgagaaaggaaaggagccTGAGTCCCATCTGTGCCTGGGGTCTGGGGTTTTACTGACGATCGTGGTCTAGTGCACGTAGCCTCTCAGGCACCCAGGAATGGGTCAGAA
This genomic window from Ursus arctos isolate Adak ecotype North America unplaced genomic scaffold, UrsArc2.0 scaffold_6, whole genome shotgun sequence contains:
- the ZHX2 gene encoding zinc fingers and homeoboxes protein 2 encodes the protein MASKRKSTTPCMVRTPQVVEQGVPEEGDRAKEKGVSTPQPEAAKDGWTVEPENSSKENEVIEVKSTGENQSKKLQGGYECKYCPYSTQNLNEFTEHVDMQHPNVILNPLYVCAECNFTTKKYDSLSDHNSKFHPGETNFKLKLIKRNNQTVLEQSIEATNHIVSVATSGPASGDGDPGISMSKTPIMKPGKPKADAKKVPKKPEEATPENHVEGTARLVTDAAEILSRLGGVELLQDTLGHVMPSVQLPPNINLVPKVPVPLNTTKYNSALDTNATMINSFNKFPYPTQAELSWLTAASKHPEEHIRIWFATQRLKHGISWSPEEVEEARKKMFNGTIQSVPPTITVLPAQLAPTKMSQPILQTALPCQILGQTSLVLTQVTSGSTTVSCSPITLAVAGVTNHGQKRPLVTPQAASEPKRPHIAQVPEPPPKVANPSLTPASERKKTKEQIAHLKASFLQSQFPDDAEVYRLIDVTGLARSEIKKWFSDHRYRCQRGIVHITSESLAKDQLAIAASRHGRTYHAYPDFAPQKFKEKTQGQVKILEDSFLKSSFPTQAELDRLRVDTKLSRREIESWFSERRKLRDSMEQAVLDSMGAGKKGQDVVAPNGALSRLDQLSGAQLASSLPSPSPAITKNPEQVHLLRSTFARTQWPTPQEYDQLAAKTGLVRTEIVRWFKENRCLLKTGTLKWMEQPQPQPQHLAGEHAYDAAQRKAARAGVAENPKNGSEAGQPHYKDPKKLCEEDLEKLVPRVKVSNEQPKDGALAKPSEAPSDRSEGSSRDGPGSDENEESGVVDWVEVTVGEEDAISDRSDSWSQTAAEGTAELAGSDSDSIPAEAGQA